Genomic window (Aquimarina sp. BL5):
TGATCCAAAAAACCTATGGTATGCCGGATTCCATACCAAGCTATATATCCTTGTAATGTATCGATTGAAAACGTGAGTGCTAAAAACCAATCTGCTTTAATATTAGAATAAGTTAGATAGTAATTAATAATATTAATGAACGGAATTAAAATGAGAAACAACTTTACATCAGAAAAATTTGTTTTAACTCCTTGTTTCATAATCTACATATTCTCTAAACGTATTAACTTATATCAATGATCTCAATAAGAGTATTGTTAAACCTAAATTTTTCGCCTGTAGTTTTCCCTAACAACAATTTCCCAATAGGAGTATTGGTGGCTATAGCAAAATAGGAGTTATTATTAATACTGATTTCCCCTACAGAAATGCTTAAATAATAATTCCCCTTAGAGGTTTTTACAATGTTTCCTAATCGTATGACCTGAGAAGATGAGTGTGTATCGATTTTAGCTAAAACCTCCTGTAACTTCTGAACTTCGGCTAATTGCGCACCTGCTTTTTCTCTTTCTAACTGAAGCATAGCTCTTCCTGTCTCATGTTTATCACCTGCTGTACTTTTTGTTTCAGAGGTTAATGATTCCTGTATATTGGCAATCCTATTTTGAATGCGATTATGGCGATCTTGTATGAATTGCTTACAATGATCATATAGTTCTTCTTTTATTTTTTTCAAAAAAAATGGATTTAAATTTCAATATAGAATAACCTATATGACTGTACAAATATTATTGTAGTATATCGAAAAAAAGAGAAGCAGTCCATAATTAGACTGCCTCTCTACCGTATAAAAAATAATTCAAACTAAATTCTGGGCAAAAAAATAGGAACGTTAGCTTCTAGATAGCCTATGCTGTTAAAGTTAAAATCGATGATTCTACAATTTTCCGCTACCAGTGCAATTTCATCAATTAAAATTCTGGGGTCATCCTTAAAATAAATTTGAGTTTCTAGGGTTCTATGTCCTTTTGCGGAAATTCTATAATGAAAATGTCTTGCTCTACATCCGTAAACTCCAGGACGGATGGTTTTTATTTTATAAATTCCGGATTCATTTGCAGTAATACATCCAGATAATGTCGTCTGCGAAGGGAAATAAAAACACCCTTCGTTATGATAAGCACCGGCATCATCTGCGTGCCAAATTTCAATTTTCGCATTTGGTACTGGTTCTTTGTCTTTAGTGTAGATTTTTCCAGAAATAATAGTTGGGATTCCCGGAAGGTCTTTAGTGTTAAGATTTATTACTCGAGGTGTATTGTAATAATTAGAATCTTGTTTATTGATTTGATTTCCCAAATAATAAGGAATTACCAAGTTGTTTTTTATCCCATTAGATTGTTTCATAAAGGTGTTATTACTCAAATCGTTTTCCATAATAAAGAGTTTTAGGGGCTTTATTATAGAACAGATCACTAAGGTTTTACCCTACCTATTAGAAATAATCTTTTTTTAGGTTACGTTATTTTGAAAAAGAAAGCGAACCATAATTACGCATTTGCTGAAGAATCCATTCTTTTCTTTTCTGAACGTACATTGATGGTGGGTCTGCTAAATATTTTCTAGGATTAGGAAGAATAGCGGCTATTGCAGTGGCCTCATGAGCGTTTAAATCTTTTGAGGATTTGTTAAACCAGAATTTTGCAGCAGCTTCAGCACCGAATATTTCATCTCCCATTTCTATACTGTTTAGATATATTTCTAAGATACGCTCCTTACTCCAGAAGGTTTCGATTAAAAAAGTAAAATAACTTTCTAATCCTTTACGGATCCAACTGCGTTTTGGCCATAAGAAAACATTTTTTGCCGTTTGTTGTGAGATGGTACTGGCTCCTCGTAATCGTTTACCTGCTTTATGCTCAGAAATTGCTTTTTGGATGGCTTCGGTGTCAAAACCATTATGTGTTATAAATCGTTGATCTTCGCTACAGATAATGGCAAGTTGTAGGTTCTTAGAAATATCTTTTAACGGAACCCATTGGTGTTTTATTGAAGCCTCATTTTCAGATTGAAAATGACGAATACCCATTAACGGAGTTCCTGGAACATCAATCCATTTATATATGAGTACCCATAGTATACTAAAGATAAAGAAGGCTAGAAAGCCTTTATATATAAAACGAAATATTTTTTTCATAGCTAACAAATAAAGTAATCGTCTATAACGTCTATAAAAGATCGGCCAATTCCTTGCCAACAAGACTTCCAATGGCAACACCCATTCCTCCAAGTCGTACTCCGCAGAAGACATTGTTAGAAATTTGTTTAACTATAGATTTTTTTTGATTTCCAACACCCATAATTCCACTCCAGCGATGTTCAATTTCGAAGTTTTTATCAGGTAAAATTACTGTTTGTAATAGTTCCTCTAATTTTTGTTGTATTAATGTGGTTTGTGTTAATTCTGTAGTTTCTTCTGTTTTAAAATCCAGATTTCTTCCTCCACCAAAGAGAATTCTATCATCAATATTTCTGAAGTAATAATAGCCTCTATCCAGATGAAAAGTTCCTTTGATATGTAAATTCTGAATAGGTTTGGTAATCAGAACTTGTGCTCTTGCCGGTTTGACCTCCTTAAGACCTAGTTGAGAGGCAAAACCATTGGTAGCGATTAATACTTTATTTGATGATAACGTAAAATGATCTGTTTTTATTTCTACGGAATCATTAGTATCTGTAAGAGCTTGTACACTGCAATTATTAAGTATCTTAATATCACAAATCTGGGTTTTGCGTAATAAAGCATCCATCATCTTACCAGTATCAATTTGTCCCTCGAACTGGTTTACAATATATTGAGGTTGAATGTTTTTAAAATTGAAAATATTATCTTTTGGTAAAAATACATCTTCCTTAAAAATAGGTTTTAGAAATGAGTTAATATTTTCCATTTTTGAAAGACAGGTTTCATATAAATTGTGATCGGTTTCTGTAAAAAGTTCATAACCGCCATCAGCAATATAATCTATATTTGTACTTCCCAGATTTTTGCGTAATAACTGAAGTCCTTTATATCTTTTTTGTACAAGCTGCAATACCTCTTCCTCAGAATGGGTATGGAGATCATCAAGAATTTCTGATAAACTTCCGAAGCATGCAAAACCTGCATTTTTTGTACTGGCCCCATTAGGTAGGATTCCTCTTTCCAACACTAGAATTTTAGCTTTCGGAAATTTTTCTCTTAAGCGAATCGCACTATTAAGTCCTACGATCCCGCTACCTATGATCGTAAAATCAATATTAGATAACCAGGTTTTATGTTCCCAAT
Coding sequences:
- the mtgA gene encoding monofunctional biosynthetic peptidoglycan transglycosylase; the protein is MKKIFRFIYKGFLAFFIFSILWVLIYKWIDVPGTPLMGIRHFQSENEASIKHQWVPLKDISKNLQLAIICSEDQRFITHNGFDTEAIQKAISEHKAGKRLRGASTISQQTAKNVFLWPKRSWIRKGLESYFTFLIETFWSKERILEIYLNSIEMGDEIFGAEAAAKFWFNKSSKDLNAHEATAIAAILPNPRKYLADPPSMYVQKRKEWILQQMRNYGSLSFSK
- a CDS encoding FAD-binding oxidoreductase; this translates as MPFSYWEHKTWLSNIDFTIIGSGIVGLNSAIRLREKFPKAKILVLERGILPNGASTKNAGFACFGSLSEILDDLHTHSEEEVLQLVQKRYKGLQLLRKNLGSTNIDYIADGGYELFTETDHNLYETCLSKMENINSFLKPIFKEDVFLPKDNIFNFKNIQPQYIVNQFEGQIDTGKMMDALLRKTQICDIKILNNCSVQALTDTNDSVEIKTDHFTLSSNKVLIATNGFASQLGLKEVKPARAQVLITKPIQNLHIKGTFHLDRGYYYFRNIDDRILFGGGRNLDFKTEETTELTQTTLIQQKLEELLQTVILPDKNFEIEHRWSGIMGVGNQKKSIVKQISNNVFCGVRLGGMGVAIGSLVGKELADLL
- a CDS encoding 3-oxoacyl-ACP synthase, encoding MKKIKEELYDHCKQFIQDRHNRIQNRIANIQESLTSETKSTAGDKHETGRAMLQLEREKAGAQLAEVQKLQEVLAKIDTHSSSQVIRLGNIVKTSKGNYYLSISVGEISINNNSYFAIATNTPIGKLLLGKTTGEKFRFNNTLIEIIDIS